The Chelatococcus sp. HY11 genome includes a window with the following:
- a CDS encoding enoyl-CoA hydratase family protein, whose translation MTASGIRLGGAVVAGPLSAYQAEHVLLSVSGGIARVTLNRPERKNPLTFESYAELTAIFRAARTDDEVKVFIVSGEGGNFSSGGDVHDIIGPLVAMKAVDLLRFTEMTGDLVKAMRACPQPIIAAVDGICVGAGAIMAMASDLRLAAPEAKVAFLFNRVGLAGCDMGACAILPRIIGQSRAAELLFTGRAMGADEGERWGFFSRIVPAEELDDAAALLAQRLVEGPTFANGITKRMLHMEWAMSVDDAIEAEAVAQALCMKTEDFARAYHAFVAKEKPIFKGD comes from the coding sequence GTGCTGTTGTCGCAGGCCCCCTCTCCGCCTATCAGGCGGAGCATGTCTTGCTGAGCGTATCCGGTGGCATCGCGCGGGTCACGCTCAACCGGCCCGAGCGCAAGAACCCGCTGACCTTCGAGTCCTATGCCGAATTGACGGCGATCTTCCGTGCCGCGCGCACGGACGACGAAGTCAAGGTCTTCATCGTCAGTGGCGAGGGTGGCAATTTCTCGTCCGGGGGTGACGTGCATGACATCATCGGGCCGCTTGTCGCGATGAAGGCCGTGGATCTCCTGCGCTTCACGGAGATGACCGGCGATCTCGTCAAGGCCATGCGCGCCTGCCCGCAGCCGATCATCGCCGCGGTCGATGGCATCTGCGTCGGGGCTGGAGCCATCATGGCGATGGCCTCGGATCTGCGCCTCGCGGCACCCGAAGCCAAGGTTGCCTTCCTGTTCAACCGCGTTGGCCTTGCCGGCTGCGATATGGGCGCCTGTGCCATTCTTCCCCGCATCATCGGCCAGAGCCGCGCCGCGGAGCTCCTGTTCACCGGCCGTGCCATGGGCGCGGACGAGGGTGAGCGCTGGGGCTTCTTCAGCCGCATCGTGCCGGCGGAAGAGCTCGACGATGCAGCGGCCCTGCTCGCGCAACGCCTCGTCGAAGGCCCCACCTTCGCCAATGGCATCACCAAGCGGATGTTGCATATGGAGTGGGCGATGAGTGTGGACGACGCCATCGAGGCGGAAGCGGTCGCCCAGGCGCTCTGCATGAAGACCGAGGATTTCGCCCGCGCCTATCACGCCTTCGTCGCGAAGGAAAAGCCGATCTTCAAGGGCGATTGA
- a CDS encoding acyl-CoA dehydrogenase family protein, with protein MVDTRFLDWPFFTPSHRALRDEIATFARETVPGLVDHHEVDGSCRRLVDALGRAGILRHAVIAPHGGKAETLDVRSLCLIRETLGHADGLADFAFAMQGLGSGPICLFGTDEQKSRYLPRVAAGEAIAAFALTEPVAGSDVAALATTAEPDGPDHVRITGEKTWISNGGIADQYVVFCRTGEGPGTKGMSAFVVEAGTPGFTIAERLDTIAPHPLARLAFDGCRVPVANRIGKPGEGFKIAMATLDVFRSTVGAAALGFARRALDETLQRVTTRQLFGGPLADLQMVQGTIADMVTDVEAAALMVYRAAWTKDNGAARITREASLAKLVATENAQRVIDAAVQLHGGDGVRVGSKVEELYRDIRALRIYEGASDVQKVIIARQTLADFAAG; from the coding sequence ATGGTCGATACGCGTTTTCTCGACTGGCCGTTCTTCACGCCCTCCCACCGTGCGCTTCGGGATGAGATCGCGACCTTCGCCAGGGAGACCGTGCCCGGCCTCGTCGATCACCACGAGGTGGATGGCTCCTGCCGCCGGCTGGTGGATGCGCTCGGCCGCGCCGGCATCCTGCGCCATGCCGTCATCGCCCCACATGGCGGCAAGGCCGAGACGCTCGACGTGCGTTCGCTCTGTCTCATCCGCGAAACGCTGGGCCATGCCGATGGCCTCGCGGACTTCGCCTTCGCCATGCAGGGCCTCGGCTCAGGCCCCATCTGCCTGTTCGGCACCGATGAGCAGAAATCCCGCTACCTTCCGCGCGTCGCCGCCGGCGAGGCGATCGCCGCCTTCGCGCTGACCGAGCCGGTCGCCGGCTCCGACGTCGCGGCGCTGGCTACGACCGCCGAGCCGGACGGCCCCGACCATGTGCGGATCACCGGCGAGAAGACCTGGATTTCCAACGGCGGGATCGCCGACCAGTATGTCGTCTTCTGTCGCACCGGCGAAGGCCCTGGTACGAAGGGTATGTCGGCTTTCGTGGTGGAAGCGGGCACGCCGGGCTTCACCATCGCCGAGCGGCTGGACACCATAGCTCCCCATCCTCTCGCTCGCCTCGCCTTCGACGGCTGCCGCGTGCCGGTGGCCAATCGCATCGGCAAGCCGGGCGAGGGCTTCAAGATCGCCATGGCAACGCTCGACGTGTTCCGTTCGACAGTCGGTGCCGCGGCGCTCGGCTTCGCACGCCGGGCACTCGACGAGACGCTGCAGCGGGTGACGACACGCCAGCTCTTCGGCGGCCCGCTCGCGGATCTGCAGATGGTGCAAGGCACGATCGCCGATATGGTGACGGATGTGGAAGCGGCCGCGCTGATGGTCTATCGCGCCGCCTGGACCAAGGACAACGGCGCCGCGCGCATCACCCGCGAGGCCTCCCTCGCCAAGCTCGTCGCGACCGAGAACGCTCAGCGCGTCATCGACGCGGCCGTGCAGCTGCATGGCGGTGACGGCGTGCGGGTGGGCTCGAAGGTCGAGGAACTCTACCGCGACATCCGCGCGCTGCGCATCTACGAGGGCGCGAGCGACGTGCAGAAAGTCATCATCGCTCGCCAGACGCTGGCAGATTTCGCGGCGGGATAG